The genomic stretch CTGACCCCTGTGACCTGTGCTCAAGTCAGCAACTACAGACTTACTCACCATGCCTTGCACAATGGCAAACACAAATGACTCACCAGAACTCAAATAGGGAATTAAAGTCATGTcatcatcattaaatattttcagGATCAACTGAGGGGTTAATAATTATTTAGGATATGCACATTATGATGCCATTTGTTCCCaagatttctttttttgtgtgtaaaaagTTACAACCTTTGGACTTACTAGCAGTGAAAAGTATGATGGCACCCCCTGCTGTCATATTTGTTTTTCTAAGTGGTAATGTAAAAATTCAGTGTTCTTCTGCATTATGAGCTTTAATAGCACAAACTGAACTGAAACAAAATTCTTAACAGGGAGCAGGCGACAGCTTCATTGGTGCTCTGGCTTTCTACATGGCCCACTATCCCACAATGCCGCTGGAAGAGATGGCCAGGAGAGCCAACCTCGTCGCAGCAGTGTCTGTACAAACTGTCGGCACGCAGACATCTTTTCCATTTCGGAAGGATCTGCCAACTGAACTATTCTGAAGGTGAAGCCAAGGTTTCATCACCGTTAATCTGTGCACAGTGTCCACAGAATTACTGTTTGTATAATAAACAATACCAAGTACTGGAGTGttcttaaaaatgtaatttccaagcattattcatttgttaatGATTATATCATTATATGATATATAACATGTTTAAATATCTCTGAAAAttaaagtcacatttatttgtagaGCACTTTCCAGAATTCACTATTAAGAGATTTATATActggtcagttttgttcaaaGCAAGAGTAAGCAATTCTCAAAGGGCAGTAGTAAAAATACTGGGAGAAAGTTAAGGAATTTAAATAATGTTGTATTTATGAGtaaattcagaattaatataatGTGATGGTGTTCCTTACTGTGGTTGAAAGTTGCATGATAAAGATTTTGGTTGAAAATTACAAACCATGTCAATATACATAAAGTACAAACAGCACAGCTGGTTTTCTATATTTTAATTGGTGTTATTTTGTGCTAACAATTATGTACACAGATCTCAttttttctacaaaataaatttTGCTGGCTAATTATCCCAACAAATCCACTTCAGCCTAAAGCAATCTGTCATTGAGTAGGTGGTTCATTGTTTGCAGTAGGTCAAAATTTTGCCTTGatagaaaaaagaaacaaaggaACTGAACAAATCCAACGTAATACACTTATTGTAATGGTCTTAACAACACATTATCCTGACAGGATGTACAACTCCTTTCTGGTCTCATTACACCAGCTATCCAACGCTGCAGTGATGCCGGGTCTTTAATTTGATGTCAATCTTCCTCCATAGTTGTTTAGTGACACTTTCATATGTTGGATGTTGATCACCACACTGTGGCTAATCACACTTTAAAAGTCCTTTTTCTCAGTGTCTGTATCAAAAGTTTCTCCCATTTTTAAAGAGAGCGTATCTTCCTCTTCTCAAAGAACAGAACATGTTTGTTCACTGTGGAGAGcaatgaagagaaaaaaaaaaaacattaactgaaatatataataagtgCTGAAAATAAGTGCAATCACATTGTGGGATCACAATTATTTACTaattatttactaatatatatatatatatatatatatatatatatatatatatatatatatatatatatatatatatatatatatatatatatatacatacacacagtacagtccaaaagtttggaaccactaagatttttaatgtttttaaaagaagtttcgtctgctcaccaaggctacatttatttaattaaaaatacagtaaaaacagtaatattgtgaaatattattacaatttaaaataactgttttctatttgaatatatttcacaaagtaatttattcctgtgatggcaaagctgaattttcagcatcattactccagtcttcagtgtcacatgatccttcagaaatcattctaatatgatgatctgctgctcaagaaacatttaatgtgtacaattgtacaaaatatttgtgtacaatattttttttcaggattatttgatgaatagaaagttcaaaagaacagtgtttatctgaaatctaatcttttgtaacattataaatgtctttactgccacttttgattgatttaatgcatccttgctgaataaaagtattcatttaaaaaaaataaaaataaaaattcttactgaccccaaacttttgaacggtagtgtataatgctacagaagctttgtatttcagataaatgctgttcttttgaactttctattcatcaaggaatcctggaaaaaaaagtacacaactgttttcaacattatcataaatgtttcttgagcagcaaatcagcatattagaatgatttctgaaggatcatgtgacactgaagactggagtaacgatgctgaaaattcagctttgcatcacaggaataaattactttgtcaaatatatttaaatagtacacggttattttaaattgtaataatatttcacaatattactgttttttactgtatttttaattaaataaatgtagccttggtgagcagacgaaacttcttttaaaaacattaaaaatcttagtggttccaaacttttggactgtactgtatatatgagTTTTATTCATTCTTGTACTaacgttaataaaaatacaattgctCACtacaattccccatggacaaagtCAAGTCCCGATCACTCAGATATACGCAAAATAGGAAGAAAAGACAatcacaacttctgtttcacGCCGAGATGCACCAGTTGACTGACCATAAATGGGAACAGGACTTTTTTTGCTCCAAACACACGATCAGCAAacaaccatgtttttttttttttgcccgaTTTCTGTTCCGGACCGCATTGCAATAATTTCCCAAAATGtcatttgtgtggaaatattaCAAAGTCTGTAAACAGGATGTTAACAAAGGCCGGAGATGGGACATGCTGAATACGGACACAAAGAGGAGAGGAGAGTACAGATGCACCAGCAGAGAAAACACTGTACCAGACACAGGAACCTCGCTGTTCGCGATGCTCAGGTACTAGCATGCAATTCAAtagccaatgagattgcttgctcaatatttaaataatctgGTACACAGTGTTTGATGTACTCTAGTCCTGCAGTGCGATATCAGAattcctctgaaaccctccacctcccccagctccacctgcctagatctgatACGGGATTTATGTATGTCTATTCATGCAacagcagcatatcttacatgctcacagcagtgtgtctgtatctacagtggcatgaaaaagtatgtgaaccccttgcagaatctgtgaaaatgagaattatttcaataaaataagaaggataataaaaaaaaatgcatgttattttttgtttagtgctgtcctgagtaagatattttacataaaagatgtttgcatttagttcacaagacaaaacaatagctgaatttattaaaataaccccattcataagtatgtgaaccattgattctcaatactgtgtgtggttacctgatgatccacgactgtttttatgttttgtgatggttgttcatgagtctcttgtttgtcctgagcagttaaactgagctctgttcttcagaaaattcctccagctcttgcagattcatcagttttcaagcatttttgcatatttgaaccctttccagcagtgactgtaggattttgagatctgtgttttcatactgaggacaactaagggactcaaacacaactattaaaaaaggttcaaacattcactgatgctccagaaggaaacacgatgcattaagagtcggggtgtgaaaacttttgaacaggatgaagatgtcacaatttttcttattttgtttaaatatcattgtttttcatatagtactgcccttcagaaccaacagaagatacttgcatgtttcccggaagacaaattaaggacaatttaccttgatatttgaattcaaaagttttcacccctctgctcttaatgcatcgtgtttccttctggagcatcagtgaatgtttgaaccttttttaatagttgagtttgagtccctcaattgtcctcagtgtgaaaagatggacctcaaaatcatacagtcactgctggaaagggttcaaatatgcaaaaaatgcttgaaaactgatgaatctgcaggagctggaggatttttctgaagaacagagctcagtttaactgctcaggacaaacaagagactcatgaacaaccatcacaaaacataaaaacagtcgtggatcatcaggtaaccacacacagtattgagaatcaatggttcacatacttatgaatggggttattttaataaattcagctattattttgtcttgtgaactaaatgcaaacatcttttatgtaaaatatcttactcaggacagtactaaacaaaaaataacatgcatttttttattatccctcttattttattaaaataattctcattttcacagattctgcaaggggttcacatactttttcatgcctctgtattagcagtagcaagtcctTAGTTGCTCTGTAGCAGCAACAGCGTACGTAGCAGATCTAatctgccaagaccaaatacattaacatcgTCATATTTATTAACTTGATAAAACTATTCCAAGAGTTTTTTACTGaagtaagattaataaatgctgtaaacatattgttcaatttaatttaactaATGCCTAGTGTTAacaactaatgaaaccttaatgtaaagtgttggTCTCTCTTTTCTTGGGACATACATAGGAGTAGTTTGCATATCTGTTGTATCTTTCAGTAGTGAGTTTATCTTGTTCACTGGGGATATTTAGGGCAATATCCTCTGTAAAACAGCTGTGGaatgatatttattatataaaaaaatggtatataaacacatttgaatttaattcaataaaaaaaaaaaaaaaacatttcttatggaCCTTATGCACCAGAGAATATTGTGTTTGAACGTTTTTGCagtagctctgtatatttctatggcaatgCTGTCAAAGAGTAATTAGCTGGTAATGTGGATACACTTATCGtagctacataaggtctatatgtCTAACATTAATAGTGGGTAGAAAAAGTAAACTGTCAAATTAATACAAActgaatatttttaatacaaacTGAATTTTCCAGAATATATGAGAAATTATTTGGCTTTAGCACAATGACAATATAAAAGCCAttcatataatttttaaaaaaaaataaaatacataatatttttcttacacagtATAAATGGGTGTTTTTATATGAATACGTGACCCTGGGCCACAAAACctgtcataagtcgcacgggtgtatttgtagcaatagccaacaattgttccatgaagatattttgtaaatttcctaccgtaaatatatcaaaaacgtatttttgtgagtggatatgcatcgctaaggacttcatttggacaactttaaaggtgattttctcaatatttagatttttttgtacCCTCAGATTCCATATTTTGAAATAGAtctatctcggccaaatattgtcctatcctagcttatttattcagctgtcagatgatgtataaatctcagtttcaaaaaactgacccttatgactggttttgtggtccaggttcACATATATAGAGCTGCCTTTATACTTTGCAACAGGGTCCTTttcaaaatgatcatttttggaGGTCCTTGAAATTCAAATCAGGTTCTACCAATATACTatttatgacataaaacacaatatTTCATTTTGAGCCACTCAGTTTGTGATTCTCAAATGAAAACAGGATCTACGAAATAAAAATCGATTGTTCACCTCACCTATTGGGTCATGCTTTCGCAAAACCAACTTGTCCCTCAATCGGCCCCTCTTTGTGTTAAAACAGTAACCCGTGCCAGCCGCACTCACCATCTGAACCAGCAATGTCCTGAAAAAAGATTTAAGGCCACAGATAGTACAAAGCACTGACTTCAATGTGTCATAAAACAACAAGACATTAAACCATACAACATCTCAGAACTCATTTTAAATCAAGCATTTCACTAGactaaattacaattaaaattaaaaactgtaTTTGTTAAACGTTCAAAAACAGAACATACAGCAGTACTTGACAATGAAATGTATCATCCAGTATAACCTCCGTTTAAAAATAAGGTAAATATATGACAGATTtgtattatctaacattaaAGGAGATAAGGGGatataaaatagattttttccACACATAGTATAGCATGGCAGCAGTGTATACTGCATAAGAGTAAAGCACAAAGTGCTCACACAGTTTGTAAACAGATTACAATGAAGATGAGGGAATACTCACTTAGATTTGCTCTTGGCAACTAGATTgagaaagaaataaaagaaaccAAAAATGATTAGCATTAGCAACTATCAGTATGCATCATATGATGTGTGTATATGTTTGTTTGTAAACAGATAATCGCCAAATAACAtctaaaaacaattatttatggTATATATTTTAACTCTGACACATAAATGCGCATATTATACAAGTAACTTTATACATGAAACTACTAGCTAATTACAGTATTAGCCGCTACTCAACGCATCTCTTCTGCTGTCTTCAAATTTTGACCACAATTATGCTGACAATG from Megalobrama amblycephala isolate DHTTF-2021 linkage group LG5, ASM1881202v1, whole genome shotgun sequence encodes the following:
- the mrpl33 gene encoding 39S ribosomal protein L33, mitochondrial; amino-acid sequence: MFLTTVNLAKSKSKTLLVQMVSAAGTGYCFNTKRGRLRDKLVLRKHDPIVNKHVLFFEKRKIRSL